In a single window of the Phocoena phocoena chromosome 14, mPhoPho1.1, whole genome shotgun sequence genome:
- the BMP10 gene encoding bone morphogenetic protein 10, translating to MGSLALQLCALSCLVAHSVSGSPIMSLEQSPLEEDMPLFDDVFSEQDGVDFNTLLQSMKKEFLKTLNLSDIPMEDAAKVDPPEYMLELYNKFATDRTSMPSANIIRSFKNEDLFSQPASFNGLRKYPLLFNVSIPHHEEVIMAELRLYTLVQRDRMIYEGVDRKITIFEVLESKGDREGERSMLVLVSGEIYGTDSEWETFDVTDAIRHWQKSGSSTHQLEVHIESKHEMEDVGRGQLEIDTSARNKHVPLLVVFSDDQSSEKERKEELNEMIAHEQLLEMDNLGLEGYSSGPGEEALLQMRSNIIYDSTARIRRNAKGNYCKRTPLYIDFKEIGWDSWIIAPPGYEAYECRGVCNYPLAEHLTPTKHAIIQALVHLKNSQKASKACCVPTKLEPISILYLDKGVVTYKFKYEGMAVSECGCR from the exons ATGGGTTCCCTGGCCCTGCAGCTGTGTGCTCTCTCCTGCCTGGTGGCTCACTCGGTTTCTGGCAGCCCCATCATGAGCCTGGAGCAGTCTCCTCTGGAAGAAGATATGCCCCTGTTTGATGATGTCTTCTCAGAGCAAGATGGTGTCGACTTTAACACACTGCTACAGAGCATGAAGAAAGAGTTTCTCAAGACATTGAACCTGTCGGACATCCCGATGGAGGATGCAGCCAAGGTTGACCCACCAGAGTACATGTTGGAACTCTACAACAAATTTGCAACAGATAGGACCTCCATGCCATCTGCCAACATCATTAGGAGTTTCAAGAATGAAG atctcttTTCCCAACCAGCCAGTTTTAATGGGCTCCGAAAATACCCTCTCCTCTTCAATGTGTCCATCCCTCACCATGAAGAGGTCATCATGGCTGAACTCAGGTTGTACACCCTGGTGCAAAGAGATCGCATGATATATGAAGGAGTGGACCGGAAAATTACCATTTTCGAAGTACTAGAGAGCAAAGGGGACCGTGAGGGTGAAAGAAGCATGCTGGTCTTGGTGTCAGGGGAGATCTACGGAACCGACAGTGAGTGGGAGACTTTTGATGTCACTGATGCCATCAGGCATTGGCAAAAGTCAGGCTCATCCACCCACCAGCTGGAGGTTCACATTGAGAGCAAACATGAAATGGAGGATGTTGGCAGGGGACAACTGGAAATAGACACTAGTGCCCGGAATAAGCATGTCCCTTTGCTTGTCGTGTTTTCTGATGACCAAAGCAgtgagaaggagaggaaggaggaactgAATGAAATGATTGCCCACGAGCAACTTCtggaaatggacaacctgggactGGAAGGTTATTCCAGCGGACCTGGGGAAGAGGCTTTGCTGCAGATGAGGTCAAACATCATCTATGACTCCACTGCCCGCATCAGAAGGAACGCAAAAGGAAACTACTGCAAGAGGACCCCGCTCTACATCGACTTCAAGGAGATTGGCTGGGACTCTTGGATCATCGCCCCGCCTGGATACGAAGCCTACGAATGCCGTGGTGTTTGCAATTACCCCCTGGCAGAGCATCTCACCCCCACAAAGCATGCGATTATCCAGGCCTTGGTCCACCTCAAGAATTCCCAGAAGGCTTCCAAAGCCTGCTGTGTGCCCACCAAGCTGGAGCCCATCTCCATTCTCTATTTAGACAAAGGTGTCGTCACCTACAAGTTTAAATATGAGGGCATGGCCGTCTCTGAGTGTGGCTGTAGATAG